In a single window of the Zea mays cultivar B73 chromosome 5, Zm-B73-REFERENCE-NAM-5.0, whole genome shotgun sequence genome:
- the LOC100193154 gene encoding uncharacterized protein isoform X5: MPASSSPAMASQHAPPRRELDLDAFLPSSPTSSGASDADPADDDHRRAVDDLLRLLSSSDSDSDSEESSRIPSTSIQTLSRVQAPAPVAEPSPSPSPSASPSPRRSASALPSETLSSLVARTFSSNGASSSSKPLPSLFRGVRPSPKPGAALAAAAAASRAVLTPHAAAIKSRRSVSAPVEKVLEEEGSGSEGSKEFLPTGSLEAEVEEKGDSEAVADATKQTAGGNVGAELGEDKQAEVGGEENAEAIKLVEASPLDALAAEDSSGHEQGNDANLAETDQVGNQIEAVYEENEDDQTGGDNHVQSGQGMDLIAIALEESSDDEHEFERSDSILQEQVESGSLIDKVIEDRVEQLEASRKAENTEKKLKVSMKPLEWAEELEKRQASSGQHWEEGAAAQPMQLEGIGKGPPAIGYMQIEMDNPVTRVMSSPSFRSDHGSPQVLAVHRSYIAMGTSKGAVIVIPSKYSIHQADDTDAKMLFFWNQGEKTQSPVTAMCFNQQGDLLLVGYGDGHMTIWDVQKSAAAKVIYGEHTAPVVHACFIRQSKAITGDSKGVVLLHTFSIIPVINRLTVKGTQRLFDGNTGIVLSACPLVMDESFGFSNSSAQGNQTTSSSGGLGSMMGGVVGGVVGVDSGWKFFNEGSSPMEDGVVVMFIMHQHALVVRLRTNIDHVDHIETFSRPDGAREGSIAYAAWKYTSYLNESSSVDEERVSWLALAWDRQVQVAKFVKSKIFKHKEWKLDSSAVGVAWLDDQMLVVLNLRGQLCLFSKDGSELRRTTFVPDGLLFDDTILHHAHFFNRFGNPERHFNSSVAVRGATVYILGPSFLTVSRLLPWKERIEALKRAGDWMGALDMAMRLYDGQTQGVVDLPRTVDSIRDAIMPYLVELLLSYISYVFEYISIALPNHTGKGGESGVLIEADRSLLTQRDEQYARVGGVAVEYCVHIGRNDILFDTVFSKFAAAESGGMFLEVLEPYILKDMLGSLPPEIMQALVEHYSGKGWLQRVEQCILHMDISSLDFNQVVRLCREHGLYGALIYLFNQGLNDFRTPLEELLSVVQNTNSKDDASSGYRMLVYLKYCFQGLAFPPGHGIIPQSRLHSVREELLQFLLEESKPLTSEVFKGFNASCGKCLNICYLLWLDTEATLEVIKCAFVQDNFESRDELPSTVNTSASDNEDGIDAGRPEGQNAMVQNVVDAIIDIVGLENDVIRSVMGRTESELWPSEKDFGYLMEFVSFFVSHKRANASKRVVMHILTYLISSYDDTRTRIQKEKEVLQLFNAVPRNDWNSDFVLNLCSDAHFYQACGLIFTARNQNLAALDSYMKDKEEPFHAFIFIDKKLLELVDDEALSFHTTVISRFPELVKLSRECAFVLAIDHFCDKIQQILAELRSDRHSLFLFLKTAIEVHLSGKLDFSKLELRNKQTVELQYSSTEVEAYQQRLSNLSKLCHNPVYIDDELVELYLELLCQYERRSVLKFLETFDSYRLERCLHLCLDYGVTDAAAFLQERVGDVGSALDLILAGLDEKISLFISSVESTFSGVASKSIAEIKQPDIVLEMSEAHPVLDALHASIGLCQRNSQRLDPEESQSLWFQLLDSKLFNSASRKTMRAYCSSQSH; encoded by the exons ATGCCGGCGTCGTCGTCGCCGGCGATGGCGTCGCAGCATGCGCCGCCGAGGCGGGAGCTCGACCTCGACGCTTTCCTCCCGTCCTCTCCGACATCCTCCGGGGCCTCGGACGCCGACCCGGCCGACGATGACCACCGCCGCGCCGTCGACGACCTGCTCCGCCTCCTCTCCTCCTCAGACTCGGACTCCGATTCCGAGGAGTCTAGCCGCATCCCAAGCACCAGCATCCAGACGCTATCCCGAGTCCAAGCCCCGGCGCCTGtcgctgagccctcgccgtcgccTTCCCCATccgcgtccccgtccccgaggagATCCGCATCGGCCTTGCCGTCGGAGACCCTCTCCTCCCTCGTCGCGAGAACCTTCTCGAGCAACGGCGCTTCCTCGTCGTCGAAGCCCCTCCCCTCGCTCTTCCGGGGCGTCCGCCCCAGCCCCAAACCCGGCGCCGCGCTTGCCGCTGCTGCCGCAGCGTCCCGCGCGGTCCTCACCCCACACGCCGCTGCCATCAAGTCGCGCCGATCAGTATCGGCGCCCGTGGAGAAAGTTCTGGAGGAAGAGGGGAGTGGCTCCGAAGGCTCCAAGGAGTTCCTTCCCACTGGGAGCTTGGAAGCAGAGGTAGAAGAGAAGGGTGATTCGGAAGCGGTTGCTGATGCGACCAAGCAAACTGCAGGTGGGAATGTGGGTGCGGAACTGGGAGAGGATAAACAGGCAGAAGTGGGAGGTGAAGAGAATGCTGAGGCTATAAAGCTGGTGGAGGCAAGTCCTCTGGATGCTCTAGCTGCGGAGGATTCCAGTGGGCATGAGCAAGGTAATGATGCCAATTTGGCGGAAACTGACCAAGTTGGGAATCAGATTGAGGCTGTCTATGAGGAAAATGAGGATGACCAAACTGGAGGTGATAATCATGTTCAATCAGGTCAGGGTATGGATCTTATTGCGATTGCTTTAGAGGAAAGTTCTGATGATGAACATGAATTTGAAAGATCTGACAGTATCTTGCAAGAACAAGTGGAATCTGGGAGCTTAATTGATAAAGTGATTGAAGATAGGGTAGAGCAGCTGGAGGCCAGCAGGAAGGCTGAGAACACAGAGAAGAAGCTGAAGGTGTCAATGAAACCGTTGGAGTGGGCAGAGGAGCTTGAGAAGAGGCAGGCCTCGTCTGGTCAACATTGGGAGGAAGGAGCAGCTGCGCAGCCCATGCAACTAGAGGGAATCGGAAAGGGCCCACCAGCTATCGGTTACATGCAAATTGAGATGGACAATCCAGTAACCCGTGTCATGTCCTCACCGTCATTTAGGTCAGACCATGGCTCTCCCCAGGTGCTGGCTGTTCATAGGAGCTATATAGCAATGGGCACATCTAAAGGTGCTGTCATCGTCATTCCAAGCAAATACTCCATTCATCAAGCTGATGATACAGATGCAAAG ATGCTGTTCTTTTGGAACCAAGGCGAGAAGACTCAATCACCAGTGACTGCCATGTGCTTTAACCAGCAAGGGGACCTTCTGCTAGTAGGATATGGTGATGGTCATATGACAATTTGGGATGTACAGAAATCTGCAGCAGCAAAAGTTATATATGGCGAGCATACAGCACCAGTAGTGCATGCTTGTTTTATCCGCCAATCTAAAGCCATCACTGGGGATTCAAAAGGGGTAGTTCTATTGCACACATTTTCCATTATCCCCGTAATTAATCGTTTAACTGTCAAGGGAACTCAG CGTCTTTTTGATGGGAATACTGGAATTGTGCTCTCAGCCTGTCCTCTTGTAATGGATGAATCTTTTGGTTTTAGTAATTCATCTGCCCAGGGAAATCAGACAACTTCCTCCAGTGGTGGTCTTGGCAGCATGATGGGTGGTGTTGTTGGAGGCGTGGTTGGAGTAGATTCTGGATGGAAGTTTTTCAACGAAGGCTCTTCTCCAATGGAGGATGGTGTTGTAGTCATGTTTATTATGCATCAACATGCTCTTGTG GTTAGACTCCGTACCAATATTGACCATGTTGACCATATTGAGACCTTCTCTAGACCAGATGGAGCACGTGAGGGCTCCATCGCGTATGCTGCGTGGAAATATACATCATATTTGAATGAATCGTCATCAGTAG ATGAAGAACGAGTGTCATGGCTAGCACTTGCATGGGACCGTCAAGTGCAAGTTGCAAAGTTTGTTAAATCAAAGATATTTAAACACAAAGAGTGGAAGCTTGATAGTTCAGCTGTTGGTGTTGCCTGGTTAGACGACCAG aTGTTAGTTGTCCTTAATTTGAGAGGGCAACTCTGTTTATTCTCTAAAGATGGCAGTGAGCTTCGCAGAACTACCTTTGTTCCTGATGGCCTTCTTTTTGATGACACCATATTGCACCATGCACATTTTTTTAACAGGTTTGGTAACCCAGAGAGGCATTTTAACAGTTCAGTAGCGGTAAGAGGTGCTACAGTGTATATTCTTGGGCCATCTTTTCTCACGGTTTCCCGACTTCTTCCATGGAAAGAGCGAATTGAAGCACTAAAGAGGGCTGGCGATTGGATGGGTGCACTAGACATGGCAATGAGGCTTTATGATGGTCAGACACAGGGTGTTGTTGATCTCCCAAGAACGGTTGATTCTATTAGAGATGCCATAATGCCTTACTTAGTAGAGTTGCTGCTATCATATATAAGTTATGTTTTTGAATATATTTCAATTGCGCTGCCAAATCATACTGGAAAAGGGGGAGAATCAGGTGTTCTAATAGAGGCAGATCGATCCCTGCTTACACAAAGAGATGAGCAGTACGCTCGTGTAGGAGGGGTTGCAGTTGAGTATTGTGTCCACATTGGACGGAATGATATCCTTTTCGATACAGTCTTCTCTAAGTTTGCTGCTGCAGAAAGTGGAG GTATGTTTCTGGAGGTGCTAGAGCCTTATATATTGAAGGATATGCTTGGTTCTCTGCCCCCTGAG ATTATGCAAGCACTAGTGGAGCATTATAGTGGCAAAGGGTGGTTGCAACGAGTTGAACAATGCATCCTTCACATGGATATTTCTTCATTGGACTTTAATCAG GTAGTCAGACTTTGTCGTGAACATGGGCTATATGGTGCACTAATTTATTTATTTAACCAAGGCCTGAATGATTTCCGTACACCACTAGAGGAACTTCTATCAGTCGTTCAGAACACCAACAGTAAAGATGATGCTTCTAGTGG ATACAGGATGCTTGTTTATCTGAAATATTGCTTTCAGGGTTTGGCATTTCCTCCAG GGCATGGAATAATTCCCCAATCCCGGCTTCATTCAGTGAGGGAAGAACTCCTTCAATTTCTGCTTGAAGAATCTAAGCCACTCACTTCTGAAGTATTTAAGGGTTTCAATGCTTCTTGTGGAAAGTGCCTAAACATATGCTATCTGCTATGGTTGGATACTGAAGCTACTTTGGAAGTCATCAAATGTGCTTTTGTACAGGATAACTTTGAGTCTAGAGATGAACTTCCGAGTACTGTCAATACATCTGCTTCAGATAATGAAGATGGTATTGATGCTGGAAGACCAGAGGGCCAAAATGCTATGGTACAAAATGTGGTTGATGCCATCATTGACATAGTTGGTTTGGAAAATGATGTGATTCGGTCTGTTATGGGTAGAACTGAATCAGAATTATGGCCTTCGGAGAAGGATTTTGGCTATTTAATGGAGTTTGTGTCCTTTTTTGTTTCTCACAAAAGGGCTAATGCATCTAAGAGGGTTGTTATGCACATTCTTACTTATCTCATTTCGTCATATGATGACACAAGAACAAGGATTCAGAAAGAAAAAGAAGTTCTTCAACTCTTCAATGCGGTTCCCCGAAACGATTGGAATTCGGATTTTGTCTTGAACCTTTGTTCAGATGCTCATTTTTATCAG GCCTGTGGTTTGATATTTACAGCCAGGAATCAGAATTTGGCTGCTTTAGATAGTTACATGAAGGATAAAGAGGAACCTTTCCATGCTTTTATCTTCATTGATAAGAAGTTACTAGAATTGGTTGACGATGAAGCTTTGTCGTTTCATACCACAGTAATATCTCGCTTTCCTGAGCTAGTCAAGCTAAGCAG GGAATGTGCATTTGTCTTGGCGATTGATCATTTCTGTGATAAGATACAGCAAATATTAGCAGAGCTTCGTTCTGACCGACACAGCCTCTTTCTTTTCTTGAAAACTGCTATTGAAGTACACTTGTCTGGAAAACTTGACTTCAGTAAGCTTGAATTAAGAAACAAACAAACTGTTGAACTCCAGTACTCTTCTACTGAAGTTGAAGCTTATCAGCAGAGGCTATCAAATCTCTCCAAGTTATGCCACAATCCTGTTTACATCGACGACGAGTTAGTTGAGCTTTATCTGGAG CTTTTATGTCAGTATGAGCGAAGGTCAGTTCTGAAGTTTCTGGAGACTTTTGACAGTTACAGATTGGAACGGTGCTTGCATCTTTGCCTAGATTATGGAGTTACAGATGCTGCTGCTTTCTTGCAAGAGAGGGTTGGTGATGTTGGGAGTGCCCTTGACCTTATTCTGGCTGGACTTGATGAGAAAATTAGCTTATTTATCTCTTCTGTGGAAAGTACTTTCTCTGGCGTCGCATCAAAAAGTATCGCTGAAATTAAGCAACCAGACATCGTTCTAGAAatgagtgag GCTCATCCAGTGCTTGATGCATTGCATGCCTCCATTGGATTGTGCCAAAGGAATTCACAGCGCTTGGACCCAGAGGAATCTCAGTCCCTTTGGTTCCAACTCCTTGACTC GAAATTATTCAATAGCGCATCTAGAAAGACAATGCGAGCCTATTGCT
- the LOC100193154 gene encoding uncharacterized protein isoform X3: MPASSSPAMASQHAPPRRELDLDAFLPSSPTSSGASDADPADDDHRRAVDDLLRLLSSSDSDSDSEESSRIPSTSIQTLSRVQAPAPVAEPSPSPSPSASPSPRRSASALPSETLSSLVARTFSSNGASSSSKPLPSLFRGVRPSPKPGAALAAAAAASRAVLTPHAAAIKSRRSVSAPVEKVLEEEGSGSEGSKEFLPTGSLEAEVEEKGDSEAVADATKQTAGGNVGAELGEDKQAEVGGEENAEAIKLVEASPLDALAAEDSSGHEQGNDANLAETDQVGNQIEAVYEENEDDQTGGDNHVQSGQGMDLIAIALEESSDDEHEFERSDSILQEQVESGSLIDKVIEDRVEQLEASRKAENTEKKLKVSMKPLEWAEELEKRQASSGQHWEEGAAAQPMQLEGIGKGPPAIGYMQIEMDNPVTRVMSSPSFRSDHGSPQVLAVHRSYIAMGTSKGAVIVIPSKYSIHQADDTDAKMLFFWNQGEKTQSPVTAMCFNQQGDLLLVGYGDGHMTIWDVQKSAAAKVIYGEHTAPVVHACFIRQSKAITGDSKGVVLLHTFSIIPVINRLTVKGTQRLFDGNTGIVLSACPLVMDESFGFSNSSAQGNQTTSSSGGLGSMMGGVVGGVVGVDSGWKFFNEGSSPMEDGVVVMFIMHQHALVVRLRTNIDHVDHIETFSRPDGAREGSIAYAAWKYTSYLNESSSVDEERVSWLALAWDRQVQVAKFVKSKIFKHKEWKLDSSAVGVAWLDDQMLVVLNLRGQLCLFSKDGSELRRTTFVPDGLLFDDTILHHAHFFNRFGNPERHFNSSVAVRGATVYILGPSFLTVSRLLPWKERIEALKRAGDWMGALDMAMRLYDGQTQGVVDLPRTVDSIRDAIMPYLVELLLSYISYVFEYISIALPNHTGKGGESGVLIEADRSLLTQRDEQYARVGGVAVEYCVHIGRNDILFDTVFSKFAAAESGGMFLEVLEPYILKDMLGSLPPEIMQALVEHYSGKGWLQRVEQCILHMDISSLDFNQVVRLCREHGLYGALIYLFNQGLNDFRTPLEELLSVVQNTNSKDDASSGYRMLVYLKYCFQGLAFPPGHGIIPQSRLHSVREELLQFLLEESKPLTSEVFKGFNASCGKCLNICYLLWLDTEATLEVIKCAFVQDNFESRDELPSTVNTSASDNEDGIDAGRPEGQNAMVQNVVDAIIDIVGLENDVIRSVMGRTESELWPSEKDFGYLMEFVSFFVSHKRANASKRVVMHILTYLISSYDDTRTRIQKEKEVLQLFNAVPRNDWNSDFVLNLCSDAHFYQACGLIFTARNQNLAALDSYMKDKEEPFHAFIFIDKKLLELVDDEALSFHTTVISRFPELVKLSRECAFVLAIDHFCDKIQQILAELRSDRHSLFLFLKTAIEVHLSGKLDFSKLELRNKQTVELQYSSTEVEAYQQRLSNLSKLCHNPVYIDDELVELYLELLCQYERRSVLKFLETFDSYRLERCLHLCLDYGVTDAAAFLQERVGDVGSALDLILAGLDEKISLFISSVESTFSGVASKSIAEIKQPDIVLEMSECLMHCMPPLDCAKGIHSAWTQRNLSPFGSNSLTRNYSIAHLERQCEPIALLRAIKKTVWDQGCKWKRCQVQLE; encoded by the exons ATGCCGGCGTCGTCGTCGCCGGCGATGGCGTCGCAGCATGCGCCGCCGAGGCGGGAGCTCGACCTCGACGCTTTCCTCCCGTCCTCTCCGACATCCTCCGGGGCCTCGGACGCCGACCCGGCCGACGATGACCACCGCCGCGCCGTCGACGACCTGCTCCGCCTCCTCTCCTCCTCAGACTCGGACTCCGATTCCGAGGAGTCTAGCCGCATCCCAAGCACCAGCATCCAGACGCTATCCCGAGTCCAAGCCCCGGCGCCTGtcgctgagccctcgccgtcgccTTCCCCATccgcgtccccgtccccgaggagATCCGCATCGGCCTTGCCGTCGGAGACCCTCTCCTCCCTCGTCGCGAGAACCTTCTCGAGCAACGGCGCTTCCTCGTCGTCGAAGCCCCTCCCCTCGCTCTTCCGGGGCGTCCGCCCCAGCCCCAAACCCGGCGCCGCGCTTGCCGCTGCTGCCGCAGCGTCCCGCGCGGTCCTCACCCCACACGCCGCTGCCATCAAGTCGCGCCGATCAGTATCGGCGCCCGTGGAGAAAGTTCTGGAGGAAGAGGGGAGTGGCTCCGAAGGCTCCAAGGAGTTCCTTCCCACTGGGAGCTTGGAAGCAGAGGTAGAAGAGAAGGGTGATTCGGAAGCGGTTGCTGATGCGACCAAGCAAACTGCAGGTGGGAATGTGGGTGCGGAACTGGGAGAGGATAAACAGGCAGAAGTGGGAGGTGAAGAGAATGCTGAGGCTATAAAGCTGGTGGAGGCAAGTCCTCTGGATGCTCTAGCTGCGGAGGATTCCAGTGGGCATGAGCAAGGTAATGATGCCAATTTGGCGGAAACTGACCAAGTTGGGAATCAGATTGAGGCTGTCTATGAGGAAAATGAGGATGACCAAACTGGAGGTGATAATCATGTTCAATCAGGTCAGGGTATGGATCTTATTGCGATTGCTTTAGAGGAAAGTTCTGATGATGAACATGAATTTGAAAGATCTGACAGTATCTTGCAAGAACAAGTGGAATCTGGGAGCTTAATTGATAAAGTGATTGAAGATAGGGTAGAGCAGCTGGAGGCCAGCAGGAAGGCTGAGAACACAGAGAAGAAGCTGAAGGTGTCAATGAAACCGTTGGAGTGGGCAGAGGAGCTTGAGAAGAGGCAGGCCTCGTCTGGTCAACATTGGGAGGAAGGAGCAGCTGCGCAGCCCATGCAACTAGAGGGAATCGGAAAGGGCCCACCAGCTATCGGTTACATGCAAATTGAGATGGACAATCCAGTAACCCGTGTCATGTCCTCACCGTCATTTAGGTCAGACCATGGCTCTCCCCAGGTGCTGGCTGTTCATAGGAGCTATATAGCAATGGGCACATCTAAAGGTGCTGTCATCGTCATTCCAAGCAAATACTCCATTCATCAAGCTGATGATACAGATGCAAAG ATGCTGTTCTTTTGGAACCAAGGCGAGAAGACTCAATCACCAGTGACTGCCATGTGCTTTAACCAGCAAGGGGACCTTCTGCTAGTAGGATATGGTGATGGTCATATGACAATTTGGGATGTACAGAAATCTGCAGCAGCAAAAGTTATATATGGCGAGCATACAGCACCAGTAGTGCATGCTTGTTTTATCCGCCAATCTAAAGCCATCACTGGGGATTCAAAAGGGGTAGTTCTATTGCACACATTTTCCATTATCCCCGTAATTAATCGTTTAACTGTCAAGGGAACTCAG CGTCTTTTTGATGGGAATACTGGAATTGTGCTCTCAGCCTGTCCTCTTGTAATGGATGAATCTTTTGGTTTTAGTAATTCATCTGCCCAGGGAAATCAGACAACTTCCTCCAGTGGTGGTCTTGGCAGCATGATGGGTGGTGTTGTTGGAGGCGTGGTTGGAGTAGATTCTGGATGGAAGTTTTTCAACGAAGGCTCTTCTCCAATGGAGGATGGTGTTGTAGTCATGTTTATTATGCATCAACATGCTCTTGTG GTTAGACTCCGTACCAATATTGACCATGTTGACCATATTGAGACCTTCTCTAGACCAGATGGAGCACGTGAGGGCTCCATCGCGTATGCTGCGTGGAAATATACATCATATTTGAATGAATCGTCATCAGTAG ATGAAGAACGAGTGTCATGGCTAGCACTTGCATGGGACCGTCAAGTGCAAGTTGCAAAGTTTGTTAAATCAAAGATATTTAAACACAAAGAGTGGAAGCTTGATAGTTCAGCTGTTGGTGTTGCCTGGTTAGACGACCAG aTGTTAGTTGTCCTTAATTTGAGAGGGCAACTCTGTTTATTCTCTAAAGATGGCAGTGAGCTTCGCAGAACTACCTTTGTTCCTGATGGCCTTCTTTTTGATGACACCATATTGCACCATGCACATTTTTTTAACAGGTTTGGTAACCCAGAGAGGCATTTTAACAGTTCAGTAGCGGTAAGAGGTGCTACAGTGTATATTCTTGGGCCATCTTTTCTCACGGTTTCCCGACTTCTTCCATGGAAAGAGCGAATTGAAGCACTAAAGAGGGCTGGCGATTGGATGGGTGCACTAGACATGGCAATGAGGCTTTATGATGGTCAGACACAGGGTGTTGTTGATCTCCCAAGAACGGTTGATTCTATTAGAGATGCCATAATGCCTTACTTAGTAGAGTTGCTGCTATCATATATAAGTTATGTTTTTGAATATATTTCAATTGCGCTGCCAAATCATACTGGAAAAGGGGGAGAATCAGGTGTTCTAATAGAGGCAGATCGATCCCTGCTTACACAAAGAGATGAGCAGTACGCTCGTGTAGGAGGGGTTGCAGTTGAGTATTGTGTCCACATTGGACGGAATGATATCCTTTTCGATACAGTCTTCTCTAAGTTTGCTGCTGCAGAAAGTGGAG GTATGTTTCTGGAGGTGCTAGAGCCTTATATATTGAAGGATATGCTTGGTTCTCTGCCCCCTGAG ATTATGCAAGCACTAGTGGAGCATTATAGTGGCAAAGGGTGGTTGCAACGAGTTGAACAATGCATCCTTCACATGGATATTTCTTCATTGGACTTTAATCAG GTAGTCAGACTTTGTCGTGAACATGGGCTATATGGTGCACTAATTTATTTATTTAACCAAGGCCTGAATGATTTCCGTACACCACTAGAGGAACTTCTATCAGTCGTTCAGAACACCAACAGTAAAGATGATGCTTCTAGTGG ATACAGGATGCTTGTTTATCTGAAATATTGCTTTCAGGGTTTGGCATTTCCTCCAG GGCATGGAATAATTCCCCAATCCCGGCTTCATTCAGTGAGGGAAGAACTCCTTCAATTTCTGCTTGAAGAATCTAAGCCACTCACTTCTGAAGTATTTAAGGGTTTCAATGCTTCTTGTGGAAAGTGCCTAAACATATGCTATCTGCTATGGTTGGATACTGAAGCTACTTTGGAAGTCATCAAATGTGCTTTTGTACAGGATAACTTTGAGTCTAGAGATGAACTTCCGAGTACTGTCAATACATCTGCTTCAGATAATGAAGATGGTATTGATGCTGGAAGACCAGAGGGCCAAAATGCTATGGTACAAAATGTGGTTGATGCCATCATTGACATAGTTGGTTTGGAAAATGATGTGATTCGGTCTGTTATGGGTAGAACTGAATCAGAATTATGGCCTTCGGAGAAGGATTTTGGCTATTTAATGGAGTTTGTGTCCTTTTTTGTTTCTCACAAAAGGGCTAATGCATCTAAGAGGGTTGTTATGCACATTCTTACTTATCTCATTTCGTCATATGATGACACAAGAACAAGGATTCAGAAAGAAAAAGAAGTTCTTCAACTCTTCAATGCGGTTCCCCGAAACGATTGGAATTCGGATTTTGTCTTGAACCTTTGTTCAGATGCTCATTTTTATCAG GCCTGTGGTTTGATATTTACAGCCAGGAATCAGAATTTGGCTGCTTTAGATAGTTACATGAAGGATAAAGAGGAACCTTTCCATGCTTTTATCTTCATTGATAAGAAGTTACTAGAATTGGTTGACGATGAAGCTTTGTCGTTTCATACCACAGTAATATCTCGCTTTCCTGAGCTAGTCAAGCTAAGCAG GGAATGTGCATTTGTCTTGGCGATTGATCATTTCTGTGATAAGATACAGCAAATATTAGCAGAGCTTCGTTCTGACCGACACAGCCTCTTTCTTTTCTTGAAAACTGCTATTGAAGTACACTTGTCTGGAAAACTTGACTTCAGTAAGCTTGAATTAAGAAACAAACAAACTGTTGAACTCCAGTACTCTTCTACTGAAGTTGAAGCTTATCAGCAGAGGCTATCAAATCTCTCCAAGTTATGCCACAATCCTGTTTACATCGACGACGAGTTAGTTGAGCTTTATCTGGAG CTTTTATGTCAGTATGAGCGAAGGTCAGTTCTGAAGTTTCTGGAGACTTTTGACAGTTACAGATTGGAACGGTGCTTGCATCTTTGCCTAGATTATGGAGTTACAGATGCTGCTGCTTTCTTGCAAGAGAGGGTTGGTGATGTTGGGAGTGCCCTTGACCTTATTCTGGCTGGACTTGATGAGAAAATTAGCTTATTTATCTCTTCTGTGGAAAGTACTTTCTCTGGCGTCGCATCAAAAAGTATCGCTGAAATTAAGCAACCAGACATCGTTCTAGAAatgagtgag TGCTTGATGCATTGCATGCCTCCATTGGATTGTGCCAAAGGAATTCACAGCGCTTGGACCCAGAGGAATCTCAGTCCCTTTGGTTCCAACTCCTTGACTC GAAATTATTCAATAGCGCATCTAGAAAGACAATGCGAGCCTATTGCT